A single genomic interval of Stieleria maiorica harbors:
- a CDS encoding DUF4347 domain-containing protein has translation MNHPNRVFDFYLLEERVLLNGDGLDSGEGMPHAETEILDAMIAQMAESDNAIATAPGPEPPSANRTVTDDDASPLTESHETLPVDPSRRLEVVFVDDSVQDAEGLLDGLRDQSATDTQWLVVRLSSSEDGISQITETLGGLSGVDAIHLVSHGDRQGLQLGDTRLDTETMSAYAGDIALWAGALDADADLLLYGCDLAGSDEGRALVDSIAALCDCDVAASDDVTGHQSRGGDWDLEYVAGTIETEIAFSTVSQQNWMGQLATFTVTNVNDTGAGSLHQAILDANASSGLDTIQFNIAGAGVHSIALTTALPTITDAVIIDGYTQSGSSVNTLTVGDDAVLNIQIDGSAAGTTFGINLGAGSDGSTIKGLVINQFELGGIRIASTGNSILGNFIGTDSSGMSDLGNLQDGIAVVANNNTIGSAAAADRNLIAGNDDDGIDIAAGVSGTVIQGNLIGTDATAIAGLANHDDGIVVAGDNNTIGGTGAGQGNVIGFNTDDGVHVDASGTGNAILGNSIDSNGGLGIDLGGDGVTANDGELTPTPDTDSGANDLQNFANLTAATPGASTTITGSLASTPGRSFRIEFFASASGDASGYGQGQRYLGFVNVTADGTGDASFNTTLATAVTAGEAISATATDLTTNATSEFSSNITAGNSAPVLDNTGTMTLNTINEDESSNSGHSVAWIVASAGGDRITDLGAGAQEGIAITATADGNGHWEYSTDGSSTWLAVGTVSDSSALLLRDTDLIRFVPNGHNATSASFDFRAWDQTSGAFGTKVDASTGGGSSAFSTAVETADISVTSVNDAPVLNSSADPEMDAVQENAPAPVGAVGTLITALVDDATPSGELDNVTDVDGGSVLGIAVTAVDSSNGSWFYSLDDGANWIAMGAVSDASARLLAADATTRVYFQPNPGFTGEVAGAMTFRAWDQTTGANGSLADTSTNGTTTAFSAATDTASQLVNNAPVLDDSGAMTLTTIDEDQIASTGDTLASIIASAGGDRITDVNAGAVEGIALVATDDGNGSWQFSLDGGTNWSSVPSVSDTSALLLRDSDLLRFVPDQENGTAPSITFRAWDQASGTAGTTVDASENGGATPFSTATEVASMTVTDVNDAPELDVTESPQLDGQYEDAPAPAGAVGTLITSLVDFDSPSGQVDNVSDVDIGAVLGIAVTAADTTNGTWFYSIDDGANWYALGAVSDGSARLLAADANTRLYFQPTPDFNGQIASAITFRAWDQTSGVNGSLADTTVNGTTTAFSTDSDTASLLVNDAPVLDNSGSMTLSTINEDQVANTGDTVASIIASAGGDRITDVNFGPVEGIAVTATDDGNGYWQFSIDGGSSWSDVASVSDASALLLRETDLLRFVPDAENGTAPTVTFRAWDQATGTEGTYVDTSVNGATTPYSVATEVASITVTDVNDAPVLDNSGTMTLSSITEDEVNNSGDTIASVLASAGGDRVSDVDIGAAEGVAIATLASGNGTWEYSTDGGSSWSGVGAVSNASALLLRATDRVRFVPDGESGTTASFDFYAWDQSSGSAGTKVDVSTRGGTTGLSLDAETAGVTVSDVNDAPVISTSAGTTAYSENDAAAVVDSLLTLTDVDSVDFATGQLTASISTNGTANDRLIIKPGGAITLLGTGVYHSGTQVGTFSGGRGATPLVITFNNNATQPIAEEVGRQISYFNVSENPSTAVRAVDFVVTDGDGGTSNTSQKSLSVAAVDDVPFAVDDHHGLKFDGIDDAVNMGASTTLEVSDYLTMEVRIRPDAYPASSSVILNKEGEYEIGITSSGNLRWAVSNTNPGWAWYDTGYVVPLNQWTHVAVVYDNGTMNTYVNGNLVDTYYGSGSIGDAHATLDDFTVGGRQNNPAGQYFSGDIDDVRLWNVARTGNEIRSDFDAALTGAEPGLIGYWNFNDGTGSGAADLSANGNAGSLVDGGGGAAGPQWIGYQTNQDATLVINVADGVLDNDLDGDSDPLTVTGVNGSGTNVGSAFTLPSGALLTVGAGGDFQYDPNGVFDYLAPGQTAVDTFTYLIDDGNGGTDTATVNITITALNDAPLGTNLGAAETYTEDAPLDLTDIVVSDIDDTDLTVTLTLSDAAAGALSTGTSGAVTSTFAAGVWSASGAVADVNALLAGVVFSPSADYANDFTITTSVDDGAAAPVTGVKTMTATPVNDAPVLTTGSLNNLTVAEDSGFTSLGLAAVNYGPGGGPDESSQTLFYHVTQLPDASFGQIYLTDGLTAVTASTYTLAEIQGMQFKPSDDANGGPAIFSFQVVDDGGGNDTLSQSIHLNITPVNDAPIAHSDHYTLIATSTFASETSGVIFNDSDIDGDTLSTILVTGPNHGTLSLQPGGALIYTPDAGFFGQDSFFYSVTDGSLVSGTVEVTLDVVAVPSSPLLTEAASEPASQSTPETTLESESVDSDDPLSRNEASQESQSGASAAGGAAAIPTALDTTGKERDGNAGPDRAGGAGIGPAMPDELNSDSTARLLNVYGVSDNHVSARNSSSLGISELERLLQQDIRQAILWTQWDDLEQQQETPIMVYVGAAGAGMSVFSIGYVFWALRGGALMTVFASSLPAWRFIDPIAMLSAYRNAAAAPDEGLDALIGQGHRRSRGS, from the coding sequence GTGAATCATCCCAATCGAGTCTTCGATTTTTACTTGCTGGAAGAGCGCGTCCTGCTTAACGGGGACGGGCTGGATTCCGGCGAGGGGATGCCGCACGCCGAGACGGAGATTCTTGATGCGATGATCGCCCAGATGGCTGAATCAGACAACGCCATCGCAACGGCACCCGGACCAGAACCTCCGTCGGCCAACCGAACGGTAACCGATGACGACGCGTCGCCGTTGACCGAGTCGCACGAAACGCTGCCAGTCGATCCGTCGCGTCGGTTAGAAGTTGTTTTCGTTGATGACTCGGTCCAGGACGCCGAGGGGTTGCTTGACGGTCTGCGCGATCAGTCGGCCACTGACACGCAGTGGTTGGTCGTCCGGTTGTCATCGTCCGAAGACGGGATCAGCCAAATCACCGAAACACTCGGCGGCCTTTCCGGTGTCGACGCGATTCATTTGGTCAGCCACGGCGACCGCCAGGGGCTGCAGCTCGGTGACACTCGGCTGGATACGGAAACGATGTCGGCCTACGCTGGAGACATCGCCTTGTGGGCGGGTGCGTTGGATGCCGATGCGGACCTGCTGCTGTACGGATGTGATCTGGCCGGATCCGACGAAGGCCGAGCGCTCGTTGACTCGATCGCCGCGCTGTGTGACTGTGACGTCGCGGCCAGTGACGACGTGACGGGGCATCAATCCCGCGGCGGCGACTGGGATTTGGAGTATGTTGCGGGCACAATCGAAACAGAAATCGCGTTCAGCACTGTGTCGCAACAGAACTGGATGGGACAGCTGGCGACCTTCACCGTTACCAACGTCAATGACACCGGCGCCGGGTCGCTGCACCAAGCCATCCTGGATGCCAACGCGTCGTCGGGGTTGGACACGATCCAGTTCAACATTGCCGGCGCGGGAGTCCATTCGATCGCACTGACCACCGCGCTGCCGACGATCACTGATGCGGTGATCATCGACGGATACACCCAATCGGGATCATCGGTCAACACGCTGACCGTCGGCGATGATGCGGTGCTCAATATCCAGATCGATGGATCCGCAGCCGGGACCACCTTCGGGATCAACCTGGGCGCGGGAAGCGATGGCAGCACGATCAAGGGGCTGGTCATCAATCAATTCGAACTCGGCGGGATCCGAATCGCCAGCACCGGAAACTCGATCCTGGGCAACTTCATCGGGACCGACAGTAGCGGGATGTCCGACCTGGGCAACTTGCAAGACGGGATCGCCGTCGTTGCCAACAACAATACGATCGGAAGTGCGGCCGCCGCCGATCGCAACCTGATCGCGGGCAACGATGACGACGGGATTGACATCGCCGCGGGGGTGAGCGGCACGGTGATTCAAGGCAACTTGATCGGTACCGACGCGACCGCAATCGCAGGCTTGGCCAACCACGACGACGGGATTGTGGTCGCAGGTGACAACAACACGATCGGCGGGACCGGCGCCGGCCAGGGCAACGTCATCGGCTTCAACACCGACGATGGGGTGCACGTCGACGCATCGGGAACCGGCAACGCGATCCTTGGCAACTCGATTGATTCCAACGGAGGTCTGGGGATCGACCTGGGTGGGGACGGAGTGACGGCCAACGACGGCGAATTGACTCCGACACCGGACACGGATTCGGGAGCCAACGATCTGCAGAACTTTGCGAATCTCACCGCGGCCACCCCGGGGGCTTCAACCACGATCACTGGTTCGCTCGCCTCGACGCCGGGACGATCGTTCCGCATCGAGTTTTTCGCCAGCGCGAGCGGTGACGCTAGCGGATACGGCCAAGGACAGCGCTACCTGGGTTTTGTCAACGTCACGGCCGATGGGACGGGCGACGCGTCGTTCAACACGACATTAGCGACCGCGGTGACCGCCGGCGAGGCGATCTCGGCGACTGCAACCGACTTGACGACCAACGCGACCTCCGAGTTCTCGTCCAACATCACGGCCGGCAACAGCGCCCCGGTGCTGGACAACACCGGCACGATGACGCTCAACACGATCAACGAAGACGAATCGTCCAACTCCGGGCACTCCGTCGCGTGGATCGTCGCCAGCGCCGGCGGCGATCGCATCACCGACCTCGGTGCGGGAGCTCAGGAAGGGATCGCGATCACGGCGACCGCCGATGGCAACGGGCACTGGGAATACTCGACCGACGGCAGCAGCACCTGGTTGGCCGTCGGCACCGTGTCGGACAGTTCGGCGCTGCTGTTGCGCGACACGGACCTGATTCGATTCGTCCCCAACGGACACAACGCCACTTCGGCGAGCTTTGATTTCCGGGCCTGGGACCAAACCAGTGGCGCGTTCGGAACCAAGGTCGATGCGTCAACCGGTGGTGGCAGCTCGGCATTCAGCACTGCGGTCGAAACCGCCGACATCAGCGTCACGAGTGTGAACGATGCGCCCGTGCTGAACAGTTCCGCCGATCCCGAAATGGACGCCGTACAGGAAAACGCCCCCGCGCCGGTCGGAGCGGTGGGCACGTTGATCACGGCGCTGGTCGATGACGCAACGCCCTCGGGTGAACTTGACAATGTCACGGACGTCGATGGCGGTTCGGTCTTGGGGATCGCGGTGACGGCCGTCGACAGCAGCAACGGCAGCTGGTTTTATTCGCTGGACGATGGAGCCAACTGGATCGCCATGGGAGCGGTCAGCGACGCCTCCGCTCGATTGCTGGCCGCCGATGCGACCACACGCGTCTATTTCCAGCCCAACCCGGGTTTCACCGGCGAAGTCGCGGGTGCCATGACGTTCCGCGCCTGGGACCAAACGACGGGGGCCAACGGCTCGTTGGCCGACACGTCGACCAACGGAACCACGACGGCCTTTTCCGCGGCGACCGACACCGCATCTCAATTGGTCAACAACGCCCCGGTGCTGGACGATTCCGGAGCGATGACGTTGACGACGATCGATGAAGATCAAATCGCAAGTACGGGCGACACGTTGGCATCGATCATCGCCAGCGCCGGCGGGGATCGCATCACCGACGTGAACGCCGGCGCGGTCGAAGGCATCGCGTTGGTCGCGACGGACGATGGAAACGGCAGCTGGCAATTCTCGCTCGACGGCGGCACCAATTGGTCGTCTGTCCCGAGCGTGTCCGACACTTCGGCGCTGTTGCTTCGTGACAGCGACCTGCTCCGCTTCGTCCCTGACCAGGAAAACGGAACCGCGCCGAGTATCACGTTTCGCGCCTGGGACCAGGCAAGCGGAACCGCCGGGACCACCGTCGACGCGTCCGAGAACGGCGGTGCGACACCTTTCAGTACGGCTACCGAAGTCGCCTCGATGACGGTCACCGATGTGAACGACGCGCCGGAGTTGGATGTGACCGAAAGTCCGCAATTGGACGGCCAGTACGAAGACGCTCCGGCGCCGGCCGGAGCCGTCGGGACCTTGATCACTTCGCTGGTCGATTTTGATTCTCCCTCAGGTCAAGTCGACAACGTCTCCGACGTCGACATCGGGGCGGTGCTGGGGATTGCGGTGACGGCCGCCGACACGACCAACGGCACCTGGTTCTATTCGATCGACGACGGGGCAAACTGGTACGCACTGGGTGCAGTCAGCGATGGCTCGGCACGCTTGCTGGCCGCCGATGCCAACACCCGACTGTATTTTCAGCCGACACCCGATTTTAACGGCCAGATCGCTTCGGCCATCACGTTCCGCGCCTGGGACCAGACCTCCGGAGTCAACGGATCCTTGGCCGACACCACGGTCAACGGAACCACCACCGCCTTCTCGACCGACAGCGACACGGCGTCACTGTTGGTCAACGACGCCCCGGTTCTGGACAACTCGGGATCGATGACGCTGAGCACGATCAACGAGGACCAGGTTGCAAACACGGGTGATACCGTCGCGTCCATCATCGCCAGTGCCGGTGGCGACCGCATTACCGATGTCAATTTCGGCCCGGTCGAAGGCATCGCGGTCACCGCCACCGACGACGGCAACGGTTACTGGCAATTCTCGATCGACGGCGGATCGAGCTGGTCCGACGTCGCCTCGGTGTCGGACGCGTCGGCACTGCTGTTGCGGGAAACCGATCTGCTGCGGTTTGTTCCCGACGCCGAGAACGGCACGGCGCCGACGGTGACGTTCCGGGCTTGGGACCAAGCGACCGGAACCGAGGGCACGTACGTCGACACCTCCGTCAACGGTGCCACCACCCCGTACAGCGTCGCGACCGAAGTCGCTTCGATCACCGTGACGGATGTCAACGATGCGCCGGTGTTGGATAACAGCGGCACGATGACACTTTCGTCGATCACCGAGGACGAAGTCAACAATTCGGGCGACACGATCGCGTCGGTGTTGGCCAGCGCCGGCGGCGACCGCGTCAGCGACGTGGACATCGGGGCCGCCGAAGGCGTCGCGATCGCGACGCTGGCTAGCGGCAACGGCACTTGGGAGTACTCGACCGATGGCGGATCGTCCTGGTCGGGCGTGGGAGCGGTTTCCAACGCATCGGCGCTGTTGTTGCGCGCGACCGATCGGGTTCGGTTCGTCCCCGACGGCGAATCCGGCACGACGGCCAGCTTTGATTTCTATGCTTGGGACCAATCCAGCGGATCGGCGGGCACCAAAGTCGATGTGTCGACGCGTGGCGGCACCACGGGGCTGAGCCTCGACGCCGAAACGGCCGGTGTCACCGTGAGCGATGTCAACGATGCGCCGGTCATCAGCACCTCTGCCGGCACGACGGCGTACAGCGAAAACGATGCCGCGGCGGTCGTGGATTCGCTGCTGACGTTGACCGATGTCGATTCGGTGGACTTTGCCACCGGACAATTGACCGCCTCGATTTCGACCAACGGGACGGCGAACGATCGATTGATCATCAAGCCCGGCGGCGCGATCACACTGCTGGGAACCGGCGTGTACCACAGCGGCACACAGGTCGGGACGTTTAGCGGTGGCAGAGGCGCGACGCCTTTGGTGATCACGTTCAACAACAACGCCACGCAGCCGATCGCCGAAGAAGTCGGGCGACAGATCAGCTACTTCAATGTTTCGGAGAATCCTTCGACCGCGGTCCGCGCCGTCGACTTCGTCGTGACCGACGGCGACGGTGGCACGAGCAACACGTCGCAGAAATCCTTGTCGGTGGCCGCCGTCGATGATGTCCCCTTCGCCGTGGACGACCACCACGGATTGAAGTTCGACGGAATCGACGACGCAGTGAACATGGGCGCCAGCACGACGTTGGAAGTCAGCGACTACCTGACGATGGAGGTACGGATCCGACCCGATGCCTATCCCGCGTCTTCCAGCGTGATTCTGAATAAGGAAGGCGAGTACGAAATCGGGATCACATCCAGCGGCAATCTGCGTTGGGCCGTGTCTAACACCAATCCCGGTTGGGCGTGGTACGACACCGGGTACGTCGTTCCGCTGAACCAGTGGACTCATGTCGCCGTCGTGTACGACAACGGCACAATGAACACTTACGTCAACGGCAATCTGGTCGACACCTATTACGGATCGGGCAGCATCGGCGACGCCCATGCCACTTTGGATGACTTCACCGTCGGCGGACGCCAGAACAACCCGGCCGGACAGTACTTCAGCGGAGACATCGACGACGTGCGACTTTGGAACGTCGCCCGCACAGGAAACGAGATTCGCAGCGATTTCGATGCGGCGCTGACCGGAGCGGAACCGGGGTTGATCGGTTACTGGAATTTTAATGATGGAACCGGCAGCGGCGCCGCCGACTTGTCCGCCAATGGCAACGCGGGATCGCTTGTCGACGGCGGCGGGGGTGCTGCCGGTCCGCAGTGGATCGGCTACCAGACCAACCAGGACGCGACGCTGGTCATCAACGTCGCCGATGGGGTCCTGGATAACGATCTTGACGGCGACAGCGATCCGCTGACCGTCACCGGTGTCAACGGCAGCGGGACGAACGTCGGTTCGGCGTTCACGCTGCCTTCGGGGGCTTTGTTGACCGTTGGTGCGGGCGGCGATTTCCAATACGACCCGAACGGTGTTTTTGATTATCTGGCGCCGGGGCAAACCGCGGTCGACACGTTCACCTACCTGATCGATGACGGCAACGGGGGCACGGACACCGCGACCGTCAACATCACGATCACGGCGCTCAACGATGCCCCGCTGGGGACGAATCTGGGCGCCGCAGAAACGTACACCGAAGACGCTCCGTTGGATTTGACGGACATCGTCGTCAGTGACATCGATGACACGGATTTGACCGTCACGTTGACGCTGTCCGATGCCGCTGCGGGGGCGCTCAGCACCGGGACGTCCGGGGCGGTCACGTCGACCTTCGCCGCGGGGGTTTGGTCCGCCAGCGGTGCGGTGGCCGACGTCAACGCGTTGCTGGCCGGCGTCGTTTTTTCACCGAGCGCCGACTATGCCAACGACTTCACGATCACGACCAGCGTGGATGACGGAGCGGCCGCACCGGTGACCGGTGTCAAAACGATGACTGCCACGCCGGTTAACGACGCCCCGGTCCTGACCACCGGCAGTTTGAACAACCTCACGGTCGCAGAGGATTCAGGATTCACTTCGCTCGGATTGGCTGCGGTCAACTATGGCCCCGGCGGCGGACCCGACGAGTCGTCTCAAACGCTGTTCTATCATGTCACCCAATTGCCCGATGCATCGTTCGGGCAAATCTATCTGACCGATGGCCTGACTGCCGTGACGGCATCGACGTACACGTTGGCCGAAATCCAGGGAATGCAGTTCAAGCCCAGCGACGATGCCAACGGCGGGCCGGCGATCTTTTCCTTCCAGGTCGTCGATGACGGCGGTGGCAACGACACGCTCTCTCAATCGATTCACTTGAATATCACGCCGGTTAACGATGCTCCGATTGCCCATTCGGACCATTACACACTGATCGCGACGTCGACCTTCGCCTCAGAAACGTCGGGTGTGATTTTCAACGACAGCGACATCGACGGTGACACGCTGTCGACGATCCTGGTCACCGGACCGAATCACGGAACGTTGTCGCTGCAGCCCGGTGGTGCGTTGATTTACACACCCGATGCGGGTTTCTTCGGACAAGATTCGTTTTTTTATTCCGTGACCGACGGCTCCTTGGTCAGCGGAACGGTCGAAGTGACCCTGGACGTGGTCGCCGTGCCGTCGTCACCGTTGCTTACCGAGGCGGCTTCTGAACCAGCGTCACAGTCGACGCCTGAAACGACACTGGAGAGCGAATCCGTCGATAGCGACGATCCCTTGTCGCGAAACGAGGCGTCGCAAGAGTCGCAAAGCGGCGCGAGCGCCGCTGGCGGTGCCGCGGCGATCCCAACGGCACTGGATACCACCGGGAAGGAGCGAGACGGCAATGCGGGGCCAGATCGAGCAGGCGGTGCTGGCATCGGCCCGGCCATGCCAGATGAATTGAACAGCGATTCGACCGCGCGACTGTTAAACGTATACGGGGTCTCGGATAACCACGTGTCTGCCAGAAATTCGTCTTCACTGGGAATATCCGAACTGGAACGGCTGCTTCAACAGGACATCCGGCAAGCCATCCTGTGGACGCAGTGGGACGATCTGGAACAGCAGCAGGAAACCCCGATCATGGTTTACGTCGGGGCGGCCGGCGCGGGGATGAGCGTGTTTTCGATCGGCTACGTGTTTTGGGCTCTCCGTGGCGGAGCGTTGATGACCGTTTTTGCGTCCAGTTTACCGGCATGGCGATTTATCGATCCGATCGCAATGCTGTCGGCCTACCGGAACGCCGCGGCGGCTCCGGATGAGGGCCTGGATGCGTTGATCGGGCAAGGGCACCGACGATCGCGCGGATCATAA